Proteins encoded by one window of Lactobacillus sp. ESL0684:
- the rplM gene encoding 50S ribosomal protein L13 translates to MRTTQLAKPNEIERKWYVIDATDVSLGRLSTAVATILRGKNKPQYTPNVDTGDNVIIINAAKIKLTGKKATDKIYYHHSEYLGGMKATPAGELLAKNPVRLVELSVKGMLPKNTLGHQEFLKMHVYADANHKHEAQKPEELDIKKLI, encoded by the coding sequence TTGCGTACTACACAATTAGCAAAACCTAATGAAATTGAACGTAAGTGGTATGTTATTGACGCAACAGATGTATCTTTAGGTCGTCTGTCTACTGCAGTAGCCACTATATTAAGAGGCAAAAATAAGCCTCAATATACACCGAATGTTGATACTGGTGATAACGTGATTATTATCAACGCTGCCAAGATTAAGTTGACTGGTAAAAAGGCTACTGATAAGATTTACTACCATCACTCTGAATATCTTGGCGGTATGAAGGCCACTCCAGCTGGTGAATTGCTTGCCAAGAATCCAGTTAGATTAGTTGAATTGTCAGTTAAGGGTATGCTTCCAAAGAACACTCTTGGTCATCAAGAATTTTTGAAGATGCACGTTTATGCAGATGCTAATCATAAGCATGAAGCACAAAAGCCTGAAGAATTAGACATTAAAAAATTAATCTAG
- the rplQ gene encoding 50S ribosomal protein L17: MAYRKLGWDSAHRKAMLREMTTQLIIKERIVTTETRAKEIRKTAEKMITLGKRGDLAARRKAAAFVRDEVADIHEEDDAVVVKSALQKLFSDIAPRYKDRNGGYTRIMKLANPRKGDAAPMVVLELV, encoded by the coding sequence ATGGCATACCGTAAATTAGGCTGGGACAGTGCACATAGGAAAGCAATGCTGAGAGAAATGACCACTCAACTGATCATTAAAGAGCGGATTGTTACTACTGAAACTCGTGCCAAAGAGATTCGTAAAACAGCCGAAAAAATGATTACTTTAGGTAAACGTGGTGACTTGGCCGCAAGAAGAAAAGCTGCTGCTTTTGTTCGCGATGAAGTTGCTGATATCCATGAAGAAGATGATGCAGTAGTTGTTAAATCAGCATTGCAAAAGCTTTTTAGTGATATTGCTCCACGTTACAAAGATCGTAATGGTGGTTATACTAGAATTATGAAGTTAGCTAACCCTCGTAAGGGTGATGCAGCTCCAATGGTTGTTCTTGAATTAGTTTAG
- the rpmJ gene encoding 50S ribosomal protein L36, with the protein MKVRPSVKPMCEHCKIIKRHGRVMVICSANPKHKQRQG; encoded by the coding sequence ATGAAGGTTAGACCATCTGTTAAACCAATGTGTGAACATTGTAAGATTATTAAAAGACATGGTCGTGTAATGGTTATTTGTTCTGCAAATCCAAAGCACAAGCAACGTCAAGGTTAA
- a CDS encoding energy-coupling factor transporter transmembrane component T, with protein MSKILIGRYVPGNSLVYKMDPRGKLLATIFFILIIFLANNPVTYAIVTIYSLLAVAATKLKPRVFWDGVKPMIWLIFFTSVLQLFFTVGGTVYWQWAFLAISSYGIENAVFIFIRFTVIILISTVMTVTTMPLEIADAMEWLLTPLKLFKVPVDKIALVMSIALRFVPTLFDETVKIMNAQRSRGADFNDGGLIKRAKAITPLLVPLFISSLETALDLSTAMESRGYRGDAGRTKYRILRWSKYDLYNLGYFASLIILLIIFRTA; from the coding sequence ATGAGTAAGATTTTAATTGGACGTTATGTCCCGGGAAATTCACTTGTTTATAAAATGGATCCGCGTGGAAAACTGCTAGCAACCATCTTCTTTATTTTGATTATTTTTCTAGCTAATAATCCAGTCACGTATGCAATTGTGACAATATATAGCTTGTTAGCTGTTGCAGCGACAAAGTTAAAACCACGAGTTTTCTGGGATGGCGTCAAGCCAATGATTTGGCTGATTTTTTTCACTTCTGTCTTACAATTATTTTTCACAGTGGGTGGAACTGTTTATTGGCAGTGGGCATTTCTCGCGATTTCAAGTTATGGGATAGAGAATGCAGTCTTTATTTTTATTCGATTTACGGTGATTATTTTAATTTCAACGGTAATGACGGTAACTACAATGCCGCTTGAAATTGCTGATGCGATGGAATGGCTTCTGACGCCATTGAAATTGTTTAAAGTTCCTGTGGATAAAATTGCCTTAGTTATGTCGATTGCACTTCGCTTTGTGCCAACTTTATTTGATGAAACGGTTAAGATAATGAATGCACAACGTTCTCGCGGAGCTGATTTTAATGACGGAGGCTTGATTAAGCGCGCTAAAGCAATCACACCTTTATTAGTGCCATTGTTTATTAGTTCTTTGGAAACAGCCCTTGATTTGTCAACGGCAATGGAATCACGTGGCTATCGCGGTGATGCAGGCAGAACCAAATATCGTATTTTACGCTGGTCAAAATATGATCTATATAATTTAGGCTATTTTGCTAGTTTAATTATATTACTAATAATTTTTAGGACTGCATAA
- the rpsK gene encoding 30S ribosomal protein S11, translating to MPKTARKRRVKKHVEKGVAHIHSTFNNTLVMITDVQGNAVAWSSAGALGFKGSRKSTPFAAQMAAEAAAKSAMDQGMKHVEVSVKGPGAGRESAIRSLQAAGLEITTIRDVTPVPHNGSRPPKRRRV from the coding sequence ATGCCAAAAACAGCACGTAAGCGTCGTGTGAAGAAGCACGTTGAAAAAGGCGTTGCGCATATTCATTCAACGTTTAATAATACTTTAGTCATGATTACTGACGTACAAGGTAATGCAGTTGCTTGGTCTTCAGCTGGTGCATTGGGCTTTAAGGGTAGTCGTAAGTCTACTCCTTTTGCAGCTCAAATGGCAGCAGAAGCAGCAGCTAAGAGTGCAATGGATCAAGGCATGAAACATGTAGAAGTTTCTGTTAAGGGTCCTGGCGCTGGTCGTGAATCTGCTATTAGATCACTGCAAGCCGCTGGTCTTGAAATCACTACAATTCGTGATGTTACTCCAGTTCCCCACAATGGTTCCAGACCACCAAAACGTCGTCGTGTATAA
- the rpsE gene encoding 30S ribosomal protein S5: MANRNDSRNNRRNKDDIEDQLVSINRVTKVVKGGQRMRFAALVVVGDKKGRVGFGTGKAQEVPEAIRKAVEAGKKNMINVPTVGTTIPHEVIGHYGSGSILFKPAPAGSGIAAGGAVRIVMDMAGIADVTSKSLGSNTPINVVRATIDGLKKLRTSEEVEKLRHADLD; this comes from the coding sequence ATGGCAAACCGCAACGATTCTCGTAATAATCGCAGAAATAAAGACGACATCGAAGATCAGTTAGTATCAATTAATCGTGTCACTAAGGTTGTCAAGGGTGGTCAGCGAATGAGATTTGCTGCCTTGGTAGTTGTTGGCGACAAAAAAGGTCGTGTAGGCTTTGGTACTGGTAAAGCTCAAGAAGTTCCAGAAGCAATCCGTAAGGCTGTTGAAGCTGGTAAAAAGAACATGATTAATGTTCCTACGGTTGGTACTACCATTCCTCACGAAGTAATTGGTCACTATGGTTCAGGTAGTATTTTGTTTAAGCCTGCACCAGCTGGTTCAGGTATTGCAGCTGGTGGTGCTGTTCGTATCGTAATGGATATGGCAGGTATTGCTGACGTTACTTCTAAGTCACTTGGTTCCAATACACCAATTAATGTTGTACGTGCAACAATTGATGGTTTGAAAAAACTTAGAACGAGTGAAGAAGTTGAAAAGCTTCGCCACGCAGATTTAGATTAG
- the rpmD gene encoding 50S ribosomal protein L30, with product MTELKVTLIRSAAHRLPNQKKIVKALGLGRVNSSAVLPDNAATRGALMKIAHLISVEEINK from the coding sequence ATGACTGAATTAAAAGTTACTTTAATTAGAAGTGCTGCGCACCGTCTACCTAACCAAAAGAAAATTGTTAAGGCTCTTGGCTTAGGTAGAGTTAACAGCTCAGCTGTTCTACCAGACAATGCTGCTACACGTGGGGCACTGATGAAGATTGCTCACTTAATTTCTGTTGAAGAAATTAATAAATAA
- a CDS encoding energy-coupling factor ABC transporter ATP-binding protein: MAENSIIKIKNVSYTYPETKKPAIDQISFEVERGSWTAIIGHNGSGKSTIIRLINGLLVPDEQGQPYIEVDGVELTDDTVWQIRNKVGVVFQNPDNQFVGATVADDVAFGLENRGVARNEMLKIIPKVLEAVGMSSSSDVEPANLSGGQKQRVAIAGILAIKPKIIILDEATSMLDPEGKNQILEIVRQMKEKYHLTVISITHDIDEASQADQVIVMNDGKLVDQGSTKKIFNQTQLLDDLGLDVPFFQQIKIRLIQDGIKLPNDIDSEEEMINYLCQLNSKM; the protein is encoded by the coding sequence ATGGCTGAAAATAGTATTATTAAGATTAAAAATGTAAGTTATACTTATCCCGAAACCAAGAAGCCGGCAATAGACCAGATTAGTTTTGAAGTTGAAAGAGGATCGTGGACTGCAATAATTGGACATAATGGTAGTGGCAAATCAACTATTATTAGATTAATTAATGGTTTGTTAGTTCCAGATGAACAGGGACAACCGTATATTGAGGTTGATGGTGTAGAGCTAACTGATGATACAGTTTGGCAGATTAGAAACAAGGTCGGGGTAGTTTTTCAAAATCCTGACAATCAATTTGTTGGCGCTACTGTAGCTGACGATGTGGCTTTTGGTTTGGAAAACCGCGGTGTTGCTCGTAATGAGATGTTGAAGATTATTCCTAAAGTTCTTGAAGCAGTAGGAATGTCTTCAAGTAGTGATGTTGAGCCTGCCAATTTGTCAGGAGGACAAAAGCAAAGAGTAGCAATAGCTGGTATTTTGGCAATTAAACCTAAAATTATTATTTTAGATGAGGCAACCTCAATGCTTGATCCTGAAGGAAAAAATCAAATTTTGGAAATTGTGCGCCAAATGAAAGAAAAATATCATTTAACAGTTATTTCAATTACGCATGATATTGATGAGGCTAGTCAAGCCGATCAGGTAATCGTTATGAATGATGGCAAGCTAGTTGATCAAGGATCAACCAAAAAGATTTTTAATCAAACACAGTTACTTGATGATTTAGGACTTGATGTGCCATTTTTTCAACAAATAAAAATAAGACTTATACAAGATGGCATCAAACTGCCTAATGATATTGATTCAGAAGAAGAGATGATCAATTACTTATGTCAATTAAATTCGAAAATGTAA
- the rpsI gene encoding 30S ribosomal protein S9 → MAQQVAYAGTGRRKDAVARVRLVPGSGKITVNNKDVDQYIPFPNLVKDLKQPLTLTETEGQYDVNVNVNGGGFAGQAGAIRLGVARALLEVDPDFRGPLKKAGFLTRDPRMVERKKPGLKKARKASQFSKR, encoded by the coding sequence ATGGCACAACAAGTTGCATATGCAGGTACTGGTCGGCGCAAAGATGCAGTTGCGCGTGTACGTTTGGTACCAGGCAGTGGAAAAATTACAGTTAATAATAAGGATGTTGATCAATACATCCCATTTCCTAACTTGGTTAAGGATTTAAAGCAACCATTGACTTTAACTGAAACAGAAGGTCAATATGACGTTAACGTTAATGTTAATGGTGGTGGCTTTGCTGGTCAAGCTGGTGCGATTCGTTTAGGTGTTGCACGTGCTCTTCTTGAAGTTGATCCAGATTTCCGTGGTCCTTTGAAGAAGGCAGGCTTCCTAACTCGTGATCCTAGAATGGTCGAAAGAAAGAAGCCAGGTTTGAAGAAGGCTCGTAAGGCTTCTCAATTCTCAAAACGTTAA
- a CDS encoding energy-coupling factor transporter ATPase: protein MSIKFENVSYIYAQDSPTEKIGLKNINFEIQDGSFVAIIGHTGSGKSTLMQHFNALLKPATGKIEIAGTTITPETTNKNLKELRRKVSLVFQFPESQLFESTVLDDIAYGPKNFGYNNAEANELAKKWLKKVGLPDSLASVSPFELSGGQMRRVAIAGVMAYEPDILCLDEPVAGLDPQARKQIMQLFAEYQTEGHTVILVTHNMDDVVDYADDVIVMEQGKMIKHDRPSKVFQKRSWLRQHHLDEPKAMLFASRLHNYTFPQLPLTSNDLVKAIAENLRR from the coding sequence ATGTCAATTAAATTCGAAAATGTAAGCTATATTTATGCACAAGATTCGCCAACTGAAAAAATTGGGTTGAAGAATATTAATTTTGAAATACAAGATGGCTCTTTTGTAGCAATCATTGGGCATACTGGTAGTGGCAAGTCGACTTTAATGCAGCATTTTAATGCCTTACTTAAGCCTGCAACAGGGAAAATTGAAATTGCTGGGACGACAATTACACCTGAAACAACCAATAAAAATCTAAAAGAATTACGACGAAAAGTGAGCTTAGTGTTTCAATTTCCAGAATCGCAATTATTTGAAAGTACTGTCTTAGATGATATTGCATATGGACCAAAAAATTTCGGTTATAATAATGCAGAGGCTAATGAGCTGGCAAAAAAATGGCTGAAAAAAGTGGGATTGCCTGATTCACTTGCTAGTGTATCTCCATTCGAATTATCTGGCGGACAGATGCGTCGAGTAGCAATAGCTGGGGTAATGGCTTATGAACCAGATATTCTTTGTTTAGATGAACCAGTCGCAGGACTTGATCCACAAGCGCGCAAGCAAATTATGCAACTATTTGCTGAATATCAAACAGAAGGGCACACTGTTATTTTGGTAACTCATAATATGGATGATGTAGTAGATTATGCCGATGACGTAATTGTTATGGAACAAGGAAAAATGATAAAGCATGATCGTCCAAGCAAAGTTTTTCAGAAGCGCAGTTGGCTTCGACAACATCACTTAGATGAACCTAAAGCAATGCTGTTTGCCAGTCGTTTGCATAATTATACTTTTCCACAGCTGCCGCTTACAAGTAATGACTTGGTGAAAGCAATTGCAGAAAATTTGCGGAGGTAG
- a CDS encoding DNA-directed RNA polymerase subunit alpha, with product MIEFEKPNITVVDQEKSYGKFIIEPLERGFGTTLGNSLRRVLLTSIPGTGLVYVQVDGVLHEFSTVPGVREDVTKMILNLKKLELKSLSDEQKLIELDIEGPATVTADDLKVDSDVQILNPDQYICTIADGSHLHMQIAVKNGRGYVAASDNKSEDMPIGVIPVDSLFSPIKKVNYQVESTRVGKRDDFDKLTLEVWTDGSIKPNDALSFAAKILVEHFKVFETADASTKFDDVMIEKEDNTAEKKLEMTIEELDLSVRSYNCLKRAGINTLQELTDKTEADMMRVRNLGRKSLEEVKNKLADLGLSLRQED from the coding sequence ATGATTGAATTTGAAAAACCCAATATTACCGTTGTTGACCAAGAGAAGTCTTACGGCAAATTTATTATTGAACCACTTGAACGTGGCTTTGGTACTACTTTAGGTAACTCATTACGTAGAGTTTTACTTACGTCTATCCCAGGAACCGGTCTGGTTTATGTTCAAGTCGATGGTGTCTTGCATGAATTTTCAACAGTACCCGGTGTTCGCGAAGATGTAACTAAAATGATTCTGAATTTGAAGAAACTTGAATTAAAGTCTCTTTCAGATGAACAAAAGCTTATTGAGTTGGATATTGAAGGACCGGCTACTGTAACTGCCGATGATCTTAAAGTTGATTCAGATGTTCAAATACTGAATCCAGATCAATATATTTGTACTATTGCTGATGGCAGTCACTTGCATATGCAAATTGCTGTCAAAAATGGTCGTGGATATGTAGCGGCGAGTGACAATAAGAGTGAAGATATGCCAATTGGGGTTATACCAGTAGATTCTCTTTTCTCACCAATTAAAAAAGTTAATTATCAGGTTGAATCGACTCGGGTTGGAAAAAGGGATGACTTTGACAAGCTTACTTTAGAAGTTTGGACTGATGGTTCAATCAAACCTAATGATGCCCTTAGTTTTGCTGCTAAAATTTTAGTAGAACACTTCAAAGTGTTTGAAACTGCTGATGCAAGTACAAAATTTGATGATGTTATGATTGAAAAAGAAGACAATACAGCAGAGAAAAAACTTGAAATGACAATTGAAGAGTTAGATTTATCTGTTCGTTCATATAACTGTCTTAAACGTGCAGGCATTAATACTTTGCAAGAGTTAACTGATAAGACTGAAGCAGATATGATGCGAGTACGTAATTTGGGTCGTAAATCATTGGAAGAAGTTAAGAACAAATTAGCTGACTTAGGACTTTCACTTCGTCAAGAAGATTAA
- the secY gene encoding preprotein translocase subunit SecY, protein MFSTLKNAFKDKEIRNKIYFTLFILLLYRIGANIAVPGVNAKAITQVAQTGLVPMLDTVSGGGLDNYSIFSLGVSPYITAQIVIQLLQMDIVPVLVEWGKQGEVGRRKTNQVTRWLALVVAFVQSIGITLGFNSLTQMGLVKTQTWQTYVEIAIIMTAGTMLLTWLGDEITDKGLGNGVSVIIFGGIIARLPGGLWQIFKEDVINNNASDRWQGILFFIAIIIAILIVTQLVTWVEQADRRIPIQYTKRATVSGSESFLPLKVNVSGVIPVIFASSFIITPATILMLFQRTQGDQQWYKVMTSIFSMQTTPGVIIYTVLIILFTFFYAFVQVNPEKLAKNLQKQGAYIPSVWPGKDTQSYVSKLLIRLSTVGSVFLGLVALLPQLATNFWDLPSSIGLGGTSLLIVIGVVLELSRQINGLLMKREYVGFIR, encoded by the coding sequence ATGTTTTCGACCTTGAAGAACGCCTTTAAGGATAAAGAAATTAGAAATAAAATTTATTTTACACTCTTTATCCTTTTGCTATATCGCATCGGTGCCAATATCGCTGTTCCCGGTGTTAATGCAAAAGCGATCACTCAAGTTGCTCAGACTGGATTAGTACCAATGTTGGATACTGTTTCAGGTGGTGGACTAGATAATTATTCAATTTTTTCTCTCGGAGTTTCTCCCTATATAACAGCACAAATTGTTATTCAGCTGTTGCAAATGGATATTGTTCCTGTTTTAGTTGAATGGGGAAAGCAAGGAGAAGTAGGTCGGCGTAAAACAAATCAGGTCACTCGTTGGCTTGCACTTGTAGTTGCATTTGTTCAGAGTATTGGGATCACTCTTGGTTTCAATTCGTTAACACAAATGGGATTAGTAAAAACGCAAACGTGGCAGACTTATGTAGAAATTGCCATAATTATGACTGCCGGCACTATGCTACTTACTTGGCTTGGTGATGAAATCACTGACAAAGGTCTAGGTAATGGTGTTTCTGTTATAATCTTTGGTGGAATTATTGCACGATTACCAGGTGGTCTTTGGCAAATTTTCAAAGAGGACGTTATAAATAATAACGCGAGTGATCGTTGGCAAGGAATTTTGTTCTTCATCGCGATTATCATTGCAATTCTCATCGTAACGCAATTGGTTACATGGGTTGAACAGGCAGATCGTCGTATTCCAATTCAATATACAAAAAGGGCTACTGTCAGTGGTTCAGAAAGTTTTTTGCCATTAAAGGTCAATGTTTCAGGTGTTATTCCAGTAATTTTCGCAAGTTCGTTTATTATTACACCTGCAACTATTCTAATGCTCTTTCAAAGAACTCAAGGCGATCAGCAATGGTACAAAGTAATGACCAGTATTTTTAGTATGCAAACGACACCAGGTGTAATCATTTACACTGTACTAATTATCTTGTTTACTTTCTTCTATGCTTTTGTTCAGGTTAACCCTGAGAAGCTGGCTAAGAATTTGCAAAAACAAGGTGCTTATATACCAAGTGTCTGGCCTGGTAAGGATACCCAAAGTTACGTTTCAAAATTGTTGATTAGATTATCAACAGTTGGATCAGTTTTCTTAGGTTTAGTTGCCTTATTGCCACAGCTTGCTACTAATTTCTGGGACTTACCTAGTTCAATTGGTTTAGGTGGAACAAGCCTTTTGATTGTTATTGGGGTAGTTTTGGAGCTATCTCGTCAAATTAATGGATTATTAATGAAGAGAGAATATGTTGGATTCATCAGATAG
- the rpsM gene encoding 30S ribosomal protein S13 has protein sequence MARIAGVDLPRDKRIVVALTYIYGIGEPTAQKICSDAGVSEDIRSKDLTPDDQEKLRMEVDKYRVEGDLRRQVSMNVKRLIDIGSYRGIRHRRGLPVRGQNTKNNARTRKGSKKNR, from the coding sequence ATGGCACGTATTGCTGGTGTTGACTTACCAAGAGATAAAAGAATAGTTGTTGCTTTAACATATATTTATGGTATTGGTGAACCAACAGCTCAAAAGATTTGTTCAGATGCTGGTGTTTCTGAAGACATCCGTTCAAAAGATTTGACTCCAGATGATCAAGAAAAGCTGCGGATGGAAGTTGACAAATACCGTGTTGAAGGTGACTTGCGTAGACAAGTTAGCATGAATGTTAAGCGGTTAATTGATATCGGTTCATACCGCGGCATTCGCCATCGTCGTGGCCTTCCGGTTCGTGGACAAAATACCAAGAATAATGCACGGACTCGTAAGGGTAGTAAAAAGAATAGATAA
- the truA gene encoding tRNA pseudouridine(38-40) synthase TruA produces the protein MKTNYKMTLAYDGYLFHGFQSQPNQRTVQGTIEAALKKMSKGKTIQVEGSGRTDAGVHALGQVIQFIYEGNPIVPERMLFALNSMMPLDIVFKECEIVNSDFHARYSVKGKWYRYRVSLDKFVDPFKRFYTGHYPYPVDIAKMKLAGHDLLGRHDFTSFAASGGQIKNKVRTMYYVNVEKDEASNEVIFDFICSGFLYNMVRILVATLLEIGNDKRPIDDIPRVIMAKDREQVRETAQASGLYLYHVFYEDVPEKYRQDLA, from the coding sequence ATGAAAACTAATTATAAAATGACCCTGGCATATGATGGGTATTTATTTCATGGTTTCCAGTCACAGCCAAACCAGAGAACGGTTCAAGGTACTATTGAAGCTGCTCTGAAAAAAATGTCTAAGGGTAAGACGATTCAGGTTGAAGGCTCAGGTCGAACTGATGCTGGTGTTCATGCGCTAGGGCAAGTAATTCAATTTATTTATGAAGGCAATCCGATTGTTCCTGAAAGAATGTTGTTTGCGCTAAATTCAATGATGCCGCTAGATATTGTTTTTAAAGAGTGTGAAATTGTTAATTCGGATTTTCATGCCCGTTACAGTGTTAAAGGTAAATGGTATCGATATCGAGTTAGTCTGGATAAGTTCGTTGATCCTTTCAAACGATTTTATACCGGTCACTATCCTTATCCAGTTGATATCGCAAAGATGAAATTAGCTGGTCATGATTTACTGGGAAGGCATGATTTTACAAGTTTTGCGGCAAGTGGTGGCCAAATAAAAAATAAGGTTCGCACTATGTATTATGTCAATGTTGAAAAAGATGAGGCTAGCAATGAAGTAATTTTTGACTTTATTTGCTCTGGCTTTTTGTATAATATGGTGCGGATTTTAGTGGCTACTTTACTTGAAATAGGTAATGATAAACGACCTATAGATGATATTCCCCGGGTAATAATGGCTAAAGATCGTGAACAAGTCAGGGAAACAGCTCAAGCAAGTGGGTTATATCTATACCATGTTTTTTATGAAGACGTACCTGAAAAATATCGACAAGACTTAGCCTAA
- the infA gene encoding translation initiation factor IF-1, translating to MAKDDVIEVKGKVVDTLPNAMFKVELENGAVILAHVSGKIRMHYIRILPGDRVTVELSPYDLTKGRITYRFIK from the coding sequence TTGGCAAAAGATGATGTCATTGAAGTAAAAGGTAAGGTTGTAGATACTTTGCCTAATGCTATGTTTAAAGTTGAATTGGAAAATGGAGCTGTTATTTTAGCACATGTTTCCGGCAAGATTAGAATGCACTACATTCGTATTTTGCCTGGTGACCGTGTTACTGTGGAACTTTCTCCTTACGATTTAACAAAAGGTAGAATTACGTATCGGTTTATAAAGTAA
- a CDS encoding adenylate kinase: MINLFLLGLPGAGKGTVSEQIVDKYHLTHISTGDMFREAMANETKVGLEAKSYIDKGNLVPDEVTAKLVEERLAQPDIKNGYILDGFPRTTVQAEMLDEITKRLSKPLTKVISLEVKEDILVKRLSARFMCKKCGATYNKITKMPKEKDTCDRCGSHEFYQREDDKPEVVKNRLEVNEKMNTPLKNFYQAKGLLTTVNGEQTPEKVFESVDTVLSDN; this comes from the coding sequence ATGATTAACTTATTTCTTTTGGGATTGCCAGGAGCTGGCAAAGGTACGGTATCAGAGCAAATTGTTGATAAATATCACTTAACTCATATTTCAACTGGGGATATGTTTAGGGAAGCAATGGCTAATGAGACTAAAGTTGGTCTTGAAGCTAAAAGTTATATTGACAAAGGTAATTTGGTACCTGATGAAGTAACTGCTAAATTAGTTGAGGAACGTCTGGCTCAGCCTGACATTAAAAATGGTTATATTTTGGATGGTTTTCCAAGAACAACTGTCCAAGCTGAAATGTTGGATGAAATCACTAAAAGGCTTAGTAAACCTTTAACAAAAGTTATTTCGCTTGAAGTTAAAGAAGATATTCTAGTCAAGCGTTTATCTGCTCGCTTTATGTGTAAAAAATGTGGTGCTACTTATAACAAGATTACTAAGATGCCTAAAGAAAAAGACACCTGTGATCGTTGTGGTAGTCATGAATTTTATCAACGTGAAGATGACAAACCAGAAGTAGTTAAGAATCGTTTAGAAGTTAACGAAAAGATGAATACGCCTTTGAAAAACTTTTATCAAGCAAAGGGTTTGCTAACAACTGTAAATGGTGAACAAACTCCAGAAAAAGTTTTTGAAAGTGTAGACACAGTTTTAAGCGATAACTAA
- the rplO gene encoding 50S ribosomal protein L15: MKLHELHAAEGSRNTRKRVGRGTSSGYGKTSGRGQKGQLARQGGHTRLGFEGGQMPLFRTMPKRGFKNVNRKEYAIVNLDDLNKFEDNSDVTITDLKEKGLVKKELSGVKVLAKGELKVKLNVKVNKVSAAAKKAIEAAGGSVEVI; encoded by the coding sequence ATGAAGCTTCATGAATTACATGCTGCAGAGGGTTCACGCAATACTAGAAAACGTGTTGGACGTGGTACTTCAAGTGGTTATGGTAAGACTTCTGGTCGTGGACAAAAGGGTCAATTGGCCCGTCAAGGCGGACATACTCGTTTAGGTTTTGAAGGTGGCCAAATGCCATTGTTTAGAACTATGCCTAAGCGTGGTTTTAAGAATGTCAACCGTAAAGAATATGCAATTGTTAATTTAGATGACTTAAACAAGTTTGAAGATAACAGTGATGTAACTATTACTGATCTAAAAGAAAAAGGCTTGGTAAAGAAAGAGTTATCAGGTGTTAAAGTACTTGCTAAAGGCGAGTTAAAAGTTAAGTTAAATGTAAAGGTTAATAAAGTTTCCGCTGCTGCCAAAAAAGCTATTGAAGCAGCTGGTGGATCTGTTGAGGTGATCTAA